The genomic window gtatTGAGCAAATGCTGGCTGTGAATCCTGGAAAGACGCCCATCAGTCTGCTGCAGGAGTATGGAACGCGGATAGGCAAGACCCCAGTGTATGACCTGCTGAAGGCCGAGGGACAGGCCCACCAGCCCAACTTCACTTTCCGCGTCTCCGTTGGAGAGATCAGCTGCACCGGCCAAGGGCCCAGCAAGAAGGCGGCCAAGCACAAAGCAGCCGAGGCTGCTCTGAAAATGCTCAAAGGAGGTCTCGGAGGTCCCGCCGGAGTTGGTGTTGGAGTAGACGGGTTTATTGCGGTTGAAGTTTCTACTGATGTAGACAGGTCAGTTTCTTGTTTTTAGTTTCAGTCATAAGTATACATCATTATTTTGTCTTCTAAGGTATTTTTCCCCATCTTCTGTGCAGCTCCCAGTCAGAGATGAAGACCTCAAGCAGCTCTCAACAGTCTGAATGCAATCCTGTAGGGGCTTTACAGGTGATTAAAACTATtagttacattttaattttgtcatttgactTTCCTCAGGCTGTTAGGCCTCATTCACACTGCATATGCCGTGGCTGTGTTGTCATTTTGGCACCCATGTTAACAAATGAGTGTTCACACTGCATGTGTGAAGCGCATTTCTATGTCCCGTTTTTCACACATGATGCGCATAAAACCTTCCCTTTCACAGTAATTTGAGTGTGTAGGCTGAATGTAAAAGAACTGAAGGCTACTACAGGAAAACTATATTAACCCGCTTATGACCATTATGATattcaggctgcctggatttattttgattttatggctgtagaattgtcaaaataatgttcaatgagtgagtgcttctgccccttttttcaAAGTAACTTTCACTcttgatatctggcagttattcaaccttTTAGGAGTAGTTTTTAAGTTAATGTCTATCTGTGCTTTTCTCTGTCAGGAACTGGTGGTGCAGAAAGGATGGCGTTTGCCAGAATACACTGTCACTCAGGAGTCTGGTCCAGCACATCGCAAAGAGTTCACCATGACCTGTAGAGTCGAGAGATTTGTGGAAATCggtaaaatgtgcaatattttgttctgtgtgtgtgatcataaATTCTTGTTCAGCATGACTCACAATTTCGAGTTTAATCTCCAGGAAGTGGAACGTCCAAGAAGCTAGCCAAGAGAAACGCAGCAGCTAAGATGTTATCTCGCATACATGACGTCCCGGTAGACCTTAGGACCAGCAACGATGCTGACTTGGAGGATGACACATTCACCATGGTGAGAAAGAAATCCAGACATACCTCCTCCTTGCACCAGTTCACCAGTTTACAAAACCTTATGGAAGTCTTGTAGGGtaaattattttgaaaaaagCATGTATGCAAAATATGTGACTATGAAACCCAGATAGTGAGATCTATGGTTGTGTTCGTAGTCTAATTATAAAAGTGAAGCCCAGAAAGTGGGGTGGAAGTTGCAGTTAATCACCAGGGGGCTTTTcagctggttgcaaaaataacttagTTTAAATGGAAGTCTGTGGGGAAAATGAAcctttcacttgatttatattgtCAGTTAACATTTTGCTGTGGAGTTAATGTCTTAATAATTTGTTTCAGGTCTTGTgtctagagctgcagctaacgattatttctataactgattaatctgtcgattattttctcgatgaatcgtttggtccataaaatatcagaaaaccttaaaaaaatgttgatcagtgtttgtcaaacctggaaatgatgacagttggcaaatgtcttgttttgtccacaaaccaaaatgtttgacttgtaatgatttctttgttatccagagaaTACAATACaaagtattgttgttttaatcatgaataaagcttcaaaccgattcatcgattatcaaaatagttgtcgattaatttggtaatcgattaataagattaattgattaatcatttcaGCTCTACTAATGTCACTGTGTTGCTTTAATTTCTGTTAGTTCCAGtccttcaaacacacacctgacatTTTATTACCCCCTTTTTTATGCTGCTAAATCTTGATGGCTAATAAAAAATAGTATTTATGAACTACTTTTTGAATTTCATCTCTTACCCACAGCACATGGGAAGCAGAACTGAGTCGGGCAAAAGTAAAAGCTTCAGCTGCACGTGGGACTCTCTGCGTAACTCTGCTGGAGAGAAGATCCTTCAGCTCCGTAGCCACCCCCTGGGCATGCCCTCCGGCTCCAACTTCTGCTCCCTGCTGAGCGACCTCTCTCTCGAGCAGTGCTTTGACATCAGTTACCTTGATCTAGGTGAGTTTGCAAATAACAGGAtttgaacaaatgtgtttatattcacGTCTGCTGAGCTCCACATTCTCACTCCAGGTAAGAGTTTATTGTTAATTCACACAAGCAACTGCATGTCTGTAAATACAATGACCAAAACAAATAGCCTGCCCCCTTGTGGTCACTTTTACTACAGGCTGCAGCTGCATGTTACCATAGTTTAAGATTGGAGAAGATAACTATagctacataaatacatttcaattaaTACTGTATTACAAGGTTCATATGTCAAATaattaaaggtagggttggagatcctggaaattTCCGCCAGGTGGCAGTTAGATTGATGCGTCACAATCCAATTAATTAGTACGGGCCATTCAATATGATtagatggtgtttttacaggcctgtccattccacaggtgactgacatttttcattttgcattaaTCAATGAATTAGTTACAATTAGTTTTATGTGATTTATCCCCTTGATGACACATTACAGTGAtaaatttcaaagttaaaaaagaataaCTGAAATACACTTGACATTTTTCTGGCCTCATGCTTGTGGAAGCAGTCACTGACATATTTATGGGAATGAAAAATGATAGCATAGCTATCATATCGCCCTCATCGATGATTGGACTTACCTGGAGGCCGAGACACATCAGCTTCTGCTATCTTGTGTAACACTGGTAATAtgtcatccttttttttcattgcggttgttgtttcttgttttagAGGAGCGCAGTCTGAGCGGCCTGTGTCAGTGTCTAGTGGAGCTGTCCACACAACCAATCACAGTGTGCCATGGCTATGCTCCGAGCATAGATGCAGCTCGAGCCAACGCAGCCCACAATGCACTGCAGTACCTCAAAATCATGGCCGGGGGGAAGTGATGTCATTTTCCTCCCCCACAGACTCTAACTAGCTACTAGCGTGACGACACATTGCCAGGATTCCACTTTGGACGGAGAAAACCTTTTGCGATGAGTTCAAATACCATGAATTACCTCAAATTTGGAAATGGACACTTTTTCTGTCCCCAAGTCGACTCCATGGAGCCTCGTTGGTCACTTTGATTTCTGATTGATGAGAGATGCCCGAAAATGTATATCGATActaattttaaatatttgttacaAATTATTTTAAGGTATTCTGTCATCCATACACAGCGCAGCGATGTCTGGAATTTTAAATGGTGCTTTCACACCGACTTCCCAAGCAACTGTAGATTAATTCTGGCGCAACCTAAAAGATATAAGACGAATCATAGgtggacataaaataaaacaaataagcCATGCTGCTGGAAGATGGAGAAGGAGACTAAAAACAAGTCAGAAAATAGTTATTATAGAGACTTCCCCTTTTACACACGTGTTTGTGCTTTAGTCTTGTATATTAATTCGCGCCAATAAAATTCACATTCTatgtcactgtgatgttgttgctgttagAAATTCTTATTTCCCCCTCTCACTTTCAGTTTAAACTTCTGTTTTTTGATCTGTTGAAccatttttattcatgtcactCTTAGGCATTTAAAGAACAAGTGTTTAGAAGGTGATGGAAAGTGATATGAATTACCCCCTTTTTTGCCGCTTGTTCAAATTCCTCAAGCGATAAAAATTGACTTCCTATTTCTGTGAACGTatgaacaaaataacatttaatgtcTTACCGTCATTTTACTTTGCATTAGGATCTTTACAGttaaattacaatttaaatCAAACGGCAGTGGAACAAAAACTTACTCTTGATTTTCTGTATTAAATGCCACAAAAATAAAGCAACCACAAATTGTTCTGCATACAATATTAGCTATAGAATGTTCCATTGTTTATAATTTTAGCCCCTGTAAAAGAAAAGGTTCTCTGTCTATGTGACTCGTACCACTAGGATtatgtgtaaatgaatgtctTGTAAAAGTTTCATCATCACCTTTATTGTACTGTACTTGCTAATCTGCTGACATTCTGGTTTCCACTCTgctgaaataaatattgaacaGAGTGAACCGTTTTTGTTCTACTTAAAAGGACATTGTTATTTGCACAATGAAGGCCGACACAAAATGAACCTCATTCTCTTTGAAATGGCAGATCTGcgtgttccttttttttctgataaatgaaattcatttttaaatttcaggTGCTGACACAGTATtagtgctgctgttgtttttttgtcatcgtCAAAGAAATGTTTCCcagtttttaaagtttgagCTCCATGTGAAATTGACTTTGTTTCcaataaaacatttgatgtAAATTTACTGCATTCTCTTGTGTGTGATACACTGGACATGATGTAACTCCAGACTGCCTCATTACTCTAAAATATGATCTCCACAGTTTCATTAAAGCCCTTTTAGCAACTTTATGTTTATTCCTTACAATATTTGTAGTATGAGCactggggggtgggggggacgGGACTGTCCTTCAGTGTCGAGCTGATGAAATTCTTATGCAAGTCCTCTCCAAAGAAAGAGACATTTCAATCCTTTGGCTCTAGGCTATTACTTGGATGGTTTTCAAAACCATGACTTGTAGAGAGACAAATCTTCACTCCAAAGGCTAGAAAAACAACGTCGCCTTTGAACGTTGTTTCACTCCGTTTCTTGTCATTTGCCGTGTCTGTCTGAAGAGGAACTGACTTCTTCGTCCGCGTAGCCGCTGCTGTCTGACTGCACGCTGTCCCCGCGGGTCACTTCACCTGGATGCAGACACAAACG from Solea senegalensis isolate Sse05_10M linkage group LG4, IFAPA_SoseM_1, whole genome shotgun sequence includes these protein-coding regions:
- the tarbp2 gene encoding RISC-loading complex subunit tarbp2 — translated: MIDETASDGWKKNSGCSSIEQMLAVNPGKTPISLLQEYGTRIGKTPVYDLLKAEGQAHQPNFTFRVSVGEISCTGQGPSKKAAKHKAAEAALKMLKGGLGGPAGVGVGVDGFIAVEVSTDVDSSQSEMKTSSSSQQSECNPVGALQELVVQKGWRLPEYTVTQESGPAHRKEFTMTCRVERFVEIGSGTSKKLAKRNAAAKMLSRIHDVPVDLRTSNDADLEDDTFTMHMGSRTESGKSKSFSCTWDSLRNSAGEKILQLRSHPLGMPSGSNFCSLLSDLSLEQCFDISYLDLEERSLSGLCQCLVELSTQPITVCHGYAPSIDAARANAAHNALQYLKIMAGGK